One genomic window of Maribacter aquivivus includes the following:
- the radA gene encoding DNA repair protein RadA — MAKTKTAFFCQNCGTQYAKWVGQCSACKQWNTVVEEVVQKEEKASWKTPSQTSKRVSKPLLVNEISIEKEVRLNTFDLEFNRVLGGGLVPGALVLLGGEPGVGKSTLLLQIALKLPYKTLYVSGEESQKQIKMRADRIHPNSQTCFILTETKTQNIFKQIEATQPDIVVIDSIQTLHSDYIESAAGSISQIRECTAELIKFAKETNTPVILIGHITKDGSIAGPKILEHMVDTVLQFEGDRNYVYRILRSLKNRFGSTAELGIYEMQGSGLREVNNPSEVLISKNDDGLSGTAIASTVEGMRPLLIEIQALVSTAVYGTPQRSTTGYNAKRLNMLLAVLEKRAGFKLGAKDVFLNITGGISVDDPAIDLAVVAAILSSNEDIPIDKGICFAAEVGLAGEIRPVQRVEQRILEAEKLGYNTIIISKSNKISLKSTKIKILMASKIEEIAGNLFS, encoded by the coding sequence ATGGCCAAAACTAAAACTGCATTTTTTTGTCAAAATTGTGGTACCCAATATGCTAAATGGGTAGGGCAATGCTCTGCATGTAAACAATGGAACACCGTTGTTGAAGAAGTGGTACAAAAAGAAGAGAAGGCTAGTTGGAAAACTCCCTCCCAAACATCTAAAAGAGTCTCTAAACCTCTTTTGGTTAATGAAATTAGTATTGAAAAAGAAGTGCGCCTAAATACTTTTGACCTTGAATTCAATAGAGTTCTTGGTGGTGGTTTAGTACCTGGTGCATTAGTACTTCTTGGCGGTGAGCCTGGTGTCGGAAAAAGCACCTTACTTCTTCAAATAGCGTTGAAATTACCTTATAAAACGCTATATGTTTCTGGTGAAGAAAGCCAAAAACAGATTAAAATGCGTGCCGACAGAATTCACCCAAACAGCCAAACTTGTTTTATTCTAACAGAAACGAAAACTCAAAATATCTTTAAACAAATTGAAGCTACTCAACCTGATATTGTCGTTATCGATTCTATACAAACACTTCATTCTGACTACATAGAATCTGCCGCAGGTAGTATTTCGCAAATACGAGAATGTACTGCAGAGCTTATAAAATTTGCTAAAGAAACTAATACGCCTGTTATACTTATTGGGCACATTACCAAAGATGGTTCTATTGCCGGTCCTAAAATCCTAGAACATATGGTAGATACCGTTCTACAATTTGAGGGCGACCGTAATTATGTATACCGTATTCTTAGATCGCTAAAAAATAGATTTGGATCAACCGCAGAATTGGGTATTTATGAAATGCAAGGCAGCGGATTACGTGAAGTCAACAACCCATCTGAAGTATTGATTTCTAAAAATGATGATGGATTAAGTGGTACAGCAATCGCCTCGACCGTAGAAGGCATGCGACCTTTACTTATAGAAATTCAAGCACTTGTGAGTACTGCTGTTTATGGAACACCGCAGCGCTCAACAACTGGCTATAATGCCAAAAGATTAAATATGCTATTGGCCGTCTTAGAAAAACGTGCCGGTTTTAAACTAGGCGCAAAAGACGTTTTCTTAAACATAACTGGTGGTATTTCAGTAGATGACCCCGCAATTGATTTAGCTGTTGTTGCCGCAATTCTATCTAGCAATGAAGATATACCTATTGACAAGGGTATCTGTTTTGCAGCAGAAGTAGGTTTAGCTGGCGAAATTAGACCGGTACAACGGGTAGAACAACGTATTCTTGAAGCTGAAAAATTAGGTTACAACACCATAATCATTTCAAAAAGCAATAAAATAAGCCTTAAATCGACCAAAATTAAAATCCTAATGGCTTCTAAAATTGAAGAAATTGCCGGTAATTTATTCAGTTAG
- the panC gene encoding pantoate--beta-alanine ligase, with protein MPVIQTKTKLTEELNKLGNNQDLGLVPTMGALHKGHASLIQKAVEENKNVVVSIFVNPTQFNNKEDLDKYPKTLVSDVQLISAISDDIIVFAPDVAEIYPDTIIPKIYDFEGLDKVMEGEFRDDHFNGVGTIVEELLKTVKPTRAYFGEKDFQQLRIIQKLTEIQHIPVEIIGCEIVREDHGLAMSSRNERLSEKIRLKAAFIYDTLKTAKIKFGMENALNVKDWVINEFEKTDEFQLEYFDITDIETLTPIQNKINNIKYRAFIAVYVEDVRLIDNIALN; from the coding sequence ATGCCGGTAATACAGACCAAAACCAAGCTAACAGAAGAACTAAATAAATTAGGCAACAATCAAGACTTAGGTCTTGTACCCACTATGGGCGCGCTACATAAGGGGCATGCTTCGCTCATACAAAAAGCGGTTGAAGAAAATAAGAATGTCGTTGTAAGTATTTTTGTCAACCCTACTCAATTTAATAATAAAGAAGATTTAGACAAATACCCAAAAACTTTAGTATCTGATGTTCAATTAATTTCAGCTATTTCAGATGATATTATTGTTTTTGCGCCAGATGTAGCCGAAATATACCCAGACACTATTATTCCAAAAATCTATGATTTTGAAGGACTTGACAAAGTCATGGAAGGCGAATTTAGAGATGACCATTTTAATGGTGTCGGCACAATAGTAGAAGAGCTTCTTAAAACTGTGAAACCTACAAGAGCTTATTTTGGAGAGAAAGATTTTCAACAATTACGTATCATTCAAAAACTTACCGAAATACAACATATACCTGTCGAGATAATTGGTTGTGAGATTGTTAGGGAAGACCATGGCTTGGCAATGAGCTCAAGAAACGAAAGGTTAAGCGAAAAAATACGACTTAAAGCTGCATTTATATATGATACATTAAAAACTGCCAAAATAAAATTTGGCATGGAAAATGCACTAAACGTAAAAGATTGGGTAATTAATGAGTTTGAAAAAACTGACGAATTTCAGTTAGAATATTTTGATATTACAGATATTGAAACATTAACCCCAATTCAAAATAAAATAAATAATATAAAATACAGGGCGTTTATTGCCGTTTACGTTGAAGACGTAAGACTCATAGATAATATCGCCTTAAACTAG
- a CDS encoding TonB-dependent receptor family protein: MKRIFSVLAIISISSSLFAQSTVEKDSITKLNEVIVIDTLTAKNAIGIIPSQTIGATTFANYSPVDFISSINQVSGLYALSGALNTNRITIRGVGSRTLYGTDKLRLYYNNIPITNGTGSSTIEAFDLENLTSIEIIKGPKGTGFGTNLGGAIILNTKQLSDQPTKFTNNTTIGSYGLFKNSLGFTHSQKDFYMTFQYGHMEIDGYRENNRFERDGFLLNTIFKLSEKSEVGLLVNHIDYSAQIASSISQEDFDENPTQAAFTWRSAKGYEDNNYSLIGLSHTYYANSKLKNTTSLFYTYLDHYEPAPFNILDEYTNGYGLRTLFSGTLNISENALLYTFGGELYKDEYTWGTFENLYQDNDGNGSLEGDRLSKNKEFRSQINGFATASYSFTNKLTAQLGLNINKTQYDFRDLFNTGETSTSAYRDFKTLFLPSLDVNYAISPTNQLYANVSRGFSNPGLEETLTPDGIINPDIVQETGTNYEIGIEHKSKDERLQLDVAFYLMPIKNLLVAKRVGDNQYIGRNAGKTKHQGIDLDWQYRINLTNKITISPFISYTYSNHKFIDFIDEEANEDYSENALTGVPKNKINSGIQTNFGNGLFANITHQFIDEIPLTDANSLYSNSFNLLNIKVGYKNQITEKLRVGLDFGINNLTNTKYAQSVLINATGFGGNAPRYFYPGNTINYYGGVKLNYTL, encoded by the coding sequence ATGAAAAGAATATTTTCCGTATTAGCTATTATCTCAATCTCTTCAAGTCTATTTGCACAAAGTACTGTCGAAAAAGATAGTATTACCAAATTAAACGAGGTTATTGTTATAGATACACTAACTGCTAAAAATGCTATTGGCATTATTCCTTCACAAACCATTGGCGCTACCACGTTTGCAAATTACAGCCCGGTAGATTTCATTAGCTCCATCAATCAAGTTTCTGGGCTTTATGCACTATCTGGCGCTTTAAACACCAACAGAATAACTATTAGAGGGGTTGGTTCAAGAACATTATACGGCACAGACAAATTAAGGCTGTACTATAATAATATTCCAATTACCAACGGAACAGGCTCTTCAACTATTGAAGCTTTTGACTTAGAAAACTTAACTTCTATTGAAATCATTAAAGGACCAAAAGGAACAGGATTTGGCACCAATTTAGGCGGAGCAATTATCTTGAACACCAAACAACTTAGCGACCAACCTACTAAATTCACCAATAATACTACTATTGGTTCTTACGGATTATTTAAAAACAGTTTAGGATTTACACATTCACAAAAGGATTTTTATATGACCTTTCAATATGGTCATATGGAGATTGATGGATACCGCGAAAACAACAGATTTGAACGTGACGGATTTCTTTTAAACACCATTTTCAAACTTTCAGAAAAAAGTGAAGTCGGACTTCTGGTAAATCACATTGATTACTCTGCTCAAATAGCTAGCTCAATAAGCCAAGAAGATTTTGATGAAAACCCTACACAAGCTGCCTTTACGTGGAGGTCAGCTAAAGGATACGAAGACAACAACTATAGTCTTATTGGTCTTTCTCACACGTACTACGCAAATTCAAAATTAAAAAACACTACTAGTTTATTTTATACTTATTTAGATCATTATGAACCTGCACCATTTAATATTTTAGATGAATACACTAATGGTTATGGCTTAAGAACATTGTTCTCTGGTACTTTAAATATTTCTGAAAATGCACTGTTATATACTTTTGGAGGGGAACTTTATAAAGATGAATATACTTGGGGAACTTTTGAAAACCTTTATCAAGATAATGACGGCAATGGAAGCCTTGAAGGAGACAGGTTATCTAAAAACAAAGAATTCCGAAGTCAAATTAATGGTTTTGCTACAGCATCGTATTCATTTACGAATAAGTTGACCGCACAATTAGGATTAAACATTAACAAAACTCAATATGATTTTAGAGATCTCTTCAACACTGGCGAAACAAGCACAAGTGCCTATAGAGATTTTAAAACCTTATTCTTACCTAGTTTAGATGTAAACTACGCTATTTCACCTACCAATCAACTTTATGCTAATGTTAGCCGCGGATTTTCAAACCCTGGATTAGAAGAAACACTAACGCCAGACGGAATCATAAATCCTGATATTGTTCAAGAAACGGGTACGAACTACGAGATTGGTATTGAACACAAAAGTAAAGACGAAAGACTACAACTAGATGTTGCTTTTTACTTAATGCCCATAAAAAATTTACTAGTAGCTAAACGTGTTGGAGATAACCAGTATATTGGGCGTAATGCAGGTAAAACAAAACATCAAGGCATTGATTTAGACTGGCAGTATCGCATCAACTTAACGAATAAAATAACGATATCGCCATTTATAAGCTACACCTACAGTAATCATAAATTTATTGATTTCATAGACGAGGAAGCTAATGAAGATTATTCTGAAAATGCATTAACAGGTGTACCTAAAAACAAAATAAACTCTGGCATACAAACTAATTTTGGAAATGGATTGTTTGCAAATATCACCCATCAATTTATAGATGAAATTCCGCTAACAGATGCGAATTCACTTTATAGTAACTCCTTCAATTTACTAAATATTAAAGTGGGCTACAAAAATCAAATTACAGAAAAATTACGGGTAGGTCTCGATTTTGGAATTAATAACCTGACCAATACTAAGTACGCACAGTCGGTTTTAATTAACGCTACCGGATTTGGAGGAAATGCCCCAAGGTATTTCTACCCTGGGAACACTATTAATTATTATGGCGGTGTAAAATTGAATTACACCCTTTAA
- a CDS encoding alpha/beta hydrolase: MRYVALIFALLFGITSYAQVTQEIFESFKLQERRDVHYYFPENMDETKKYPLIIVLDGEYLFEQVVANSKFYSRFHGMPQSIVVGINQSENDLRYEDCAFDPDSGLPSEKGKSFYEFIGMELIPYLDLNYSTAPFKMIVGYDITANFMNYWLFKDNSIFDGYVSISPTLAPEMESRVPMRLGIIEDQIFYQLIVEGEASNDKQRILAMDKDLKSIDKESLHYFFDEYTNADHISVATYGIGKAFDNIFGMFKPISPKEYKTQILTSEEPVYDYLENKYQGIVDMFGFSKPVELNDIMAIYAASRKKEDFESLKPLSDLCKKEYPETMLGFYFEAEYYEQLGEPKKALRTFEKSFQMEEIDFLTKEMALEKMDALKADFGF; this comes from the coding sequence ATGCGTTATGTAGCTTTAATATTCGCACTTTTATTTGGGATAACCTCCTATGCTCAAGTGACACAAGAAATCTTCGAATCTTTTAAACTTCAGGAACGAAGAGATGTTCATTACTATTTTCCTGAGAATATGGATGAAACCAAAAAGTACCCTCTTATCATTGTACTTGATGGCGAATATCTATTTGAACAGGTAGTGGCCAACTCTAAATTTTATAGTCGTTTTCACGGTATGCCCCAGAGTATTGTTGTGGGTATAAACCAAAGCGAAAATGATTTAAGGTATGAAGATTGTGCCTTTGACCCAGATAGCGGCTTGCCTTCTGAGAAAGGAAAAAGTTTCTATGAATTTATAGGAATGGAACTAATACCTTATCTAGATCTTAATTATAGTACAGCGCCTTTTAAAATGATTGTAGGTTATGACATTACAGCTAACTTCATGAACTACTGGTTATTTAAAGACAATTCTATTTTTGATGGTTATGTAAGTATTTCACCAACTCTTGCTCCAGAAATGGAAAGTAGAGTACCTATGAGATTAGGTATTATTGAAGACCAAATATTCTACCAGCTAATTGTTGAAGGAGAAGCTAGTAATGACAAGCAACGAATTTTAGCAATGGATAAAGACTTGAAATCCATAGACAAAGAGTCTTTGCACTATTTCTTTGATGAATATACAAATGCAGATCATATTTCTGTTGCCACCTACGGTATCGGTAAAGCTTTTGATAATATCTTCGGAATGTTTAAACCTATAAGTCCGAAAGAATACAAAACTCAAATTCTTACAAGCGAAGAGCCAGTTTACGATTATTTAGAAAACAAATACCAAGGTATTGTTGATATGTTCGGTTTTAGTAAGCCTGTTGAACTAAATGATATTATGGCAATATATGCAGCATCCCGTAAAAAGGAAGATTTTGAGTCGCTTAAACCTTTATCTGACCTTTGTAAGAAAGAGTACCCAGAAACAATGTTAGGTTTTTATTTTGAAGCTGAGTACTACGAGCAACTTGGTGAGCCTAAAAAAGCACTAAGAACATTTGAAAAATCTTTTCAAATGGAAGAAATAGATTTTTTAACTAAAGAAATGGCCCTTGAAAAAATGGATGCACTAAAAGCCGATTTCGGTTTTTAA
- a CDS encoding glycine--tRNA ligase, whose product MAKQEDDFKRVISHAKEYGYVFQSSEIYDGLSAIYDYGQNGVELKKNIRDYWWKAMVQLNDNIVGLDAAIFMHPLTWKASGHIDAFNDPLIDNKDSKKRYRADVLVEDYVAKIDAKIEKEVNKAAKRFGEAFDKEQFLQTNQRVVDYQEQGKTILSRLGKSLQNEDLADVKALIEELDIACPMSGSKNWTEVKQFNLMFGTKLGANAETAMDLFLRPETAQGIFVNFLNVQKSGRMKLPFGIAQTGKAFRNEIVARQFIFRMREFEQMEMQFFIQPGTQKEWYEVWKEKRMKWHLSLGLGQENYRFHDHEKLAHYADAASDIEFRFPFGFKELEGIHSRTDFDLSSHEKFSGKKLQYFDHEVNKNYVPYVLETSIGLDRMFLAVFSNSLKEEELENNTTRTVLKLPAVLAPVKAAILPLLKKDGLPEIAHQIIDDLKWDFNVVYDEKDAVGRRYRRQDANGTPFCITVDHQSLEDQTVTIRHRDSMEQERVAISALNGIIHDAVDMKTWLKKME is encoded by the coding sequence ATGGCAAAGCAAGAAGATGATTTTAAGCGTGTAATTTCTCACGCAAAGGAATACGGATATGTATTCCAATCTAGTGAAATTTATGATGGTTTAAGTGCTATTTATGATTACGGTCAAAATGGTGTGGAACTTAAAAAGAATATACGCGACTATTGGTGGAAGGCCATGGTTCAGCTTAATGATAATATCGTTGGGTTAGATGCTGCAATTTTTATGCATCCACTAACGTGGAAGGCTTCTGGGCATATAGATGCCTTCAATGATCCATTAATAGATAATAAAGATTCTAAAAAAAGATATAGAGCAGATGTTTTAGTGGAGGATTATGTCGCTAAAATTGATGCTAAAATTGAAAAAGAGGTCAATAAGGCTGCTAAGCGTTTCGGCGAAGCTTTTGATAAAGAACAGTTTTTGCAAACAAATCAGCGTGTAGTTGATTATCAAGAACAAGGAAAAACTATTTTAAGCAGGTTAGGTAAATCTTTGCAGAATGAAGATTTAGCCGATGTAAAAGCTTTAATTGAAGAATTAGATATCGCTTGCCCTATGTCAGGTTCTAAAAACTGGACAGAGGTAAAGCAGTTTAATCTAATGTTCGGTACAAAGTTAGGTGCCAATGCAGAAACTGCAATGGATCTATTTCTTAGACCAGAAACTGCCCAGGGCATTTTTGTAAACTTCTTAAATGTTCAGAAATCTGGTCGTATGAAGCTTCCTTTCGGTATAGCACAGACCGGTAAGGCTTTTAGAAATGAAATTGTTGCTAGACAGTTCATTTTTAGAATGCGCGAGTTTGAACAAATGGAAATGCAATTCTTTATTCAACCAGGTACACAGAAAGAATGGTATGAGGTTTGGAAAGAAAAAAGAATGAAGTGGCATTTGTCTCTTGGTTTAGGTCAAGAAAACTATCGTTTTCACGATCATGAGAAATTAGCACACTACGCAGATGCAGCATCAGATATAGAATTTCGTTTCCCATTTGGCTTCAAAGAATTAGAAGGGATACATTCTCGTACCGATTTTGATTTAAGCAGTCACGAGAAATTCTCTGGTAAGAAATTACAATATTTTGATCATGAGGTAAACAAAAACTATGTTCCTTATGTACTAGAAACTTCTATTGGTTTAGATAGAATGTTCTTGGCAGTATTCTCTAACTCACTTAAAGAGGAAGAATTGGAGAACAATACTACTAGAACAGTACTTAAGTTACCAGCTGTTTTAGCACCGGTAAAAGCGGCTATTTTGCCTTTACTTAAAAAGGATGGCTTGCCAGAAATAGCACACCAAATTATAGATGACCTTAAATGGGATTTTAATGTCGTTTATGATGAAAAAGATGCTGTAGGTAGACGTTACAGAAGACAAGATGCCAATGGTACTCCTTTCTGTATTACTGTTGATCATCAATCTTTAGAAGACCAAACGGTTACCATTAGACATAGAGATTCTATGGAACAAGAGCGTGTTGCTATATCGGCATTGAACGGTATCATACATGATGCAGTCGATATGAAGACTTGGTTGAAGAAAATGGAATAG
- the panD gene encoding aspartate 1-decarboxylase yields MQIEVVKSKIHRVKVTGADLNYVGSITIDEDLMDAANFIRGEKVQIVNNNNGERLETYIIPGPRKSGEITLNGAAARKVSVGDILILISYTWMDIEDAKKFNPSLVFPNEANNLLT; encoded by the coding sequence ATGCAAATAGAAGTAGTTAAATCAAAAATACATCGAGTAAAAGTTACTGGTGCCGACCTCAATTATGTAGGTAGTATTACTATTGATGAAGATTTAATGGATGCCGCAAATTTTATTCGTGGCGAAAAAGTTCAGATTGTCAATAATAACAATGGCGAAAGATTAGAAACCTACATTATCCCTGGTCCAAGAAAAAGTGGAGAAATCACTCTAAATGGAGCCGCAGCAAGAAAAGTATCTGTAGGTGATATTTTAATTTTAATTTCTTATACTTGGATGGATATTGAAGATGCAAAAAAATTCAACCCTTCTTTAGTTTTCCCTAACGAAGCAAATAATCTTTTAACCTAA
- a CDS encoding lysylphosphatidylglycerol synthase transmembrane domain-containing protein yields MTNTLKKNLKTILPIALGVFLVWYSYNSTTPENRKEIIFYIKEANPLYVFLSVLLGILGHISRAVRWNYLLEPLGYKPKLINNILIILTSYFANLGIPRTGEILRATALTTYENVPFEKGFGTIVTERVIDVIMLLLIVAVAFLLQTDVIMGILQERGFNATGLILLALAGIALFFVFIFIIKKSKNAFAKKIKTFVKGLLDGVFSIFKMKNKWLFIFHTFFIWGCYIGMLWIIKFTVPETISLTLSQLLVAFVAGAFAMATTNGGIGLYPIAVSSALAIFGISAVSGDAFGWIIWIAQTLMIVVFGAISFLLLPLLNSSK; encoded by the coding sequence TTGACGAATACCCTAAAAAAAAATCTTAAGACCATACTCCCAATTGCATTGGGAGTTTTTTTAGTTTGGTACTCTTACAATTCAACAACGCCAGAAAATAGAAAAGAAATCATCTTTTACATAAAAGAAGCGAATCCGCTTTATGTATTTCTTTCTGTTTTATTAGGCATACTAGGGCATATTTCTAGAGCGGTTCGCTGGAATTATCTTTTAGAACCATTAGGATATAAGCCTAAACTCATAAATAACATCTTAATTATTTTAACTTCTTATTTTGCCAATTTAGGTATTCCCAGAACTGGCGAGATATTACGGGCTACAGCACTTACAACATACGAAAACGTTCCTTTTGAAAAAGGATTTGGCACTATTGTAACAGAAAGGGTAATAGACGTAATTATGTTACTTTTAATAGTAGCAGTGGCATTTTTGCTACAGACCGATGTTATTATGGGTATTCTTCAAGAACGTGGCTTTAATGCAACCGGACTCATACTTCTCGCATTAGCTGGCATAGCTCTATTCTTTGTCTTTATTTTTATAATTAAAAAGTCTAAAAATGCATTTGCCAAAAAAATTAAAACATTTGTAAAAGGACTTCTTGACGGAGTGTTCAGTATTTTTAAAATGAAAAATAAATGGCTATTTATTTTTCATACTTTTTTCATTTGGGGATGTTATATAGGCATGCTTTGGATTATAAAATTTACCGTCCCAGAAACTATTTCACTTACACTCAGCCAACTCTTGGTCGCCTTTGTGGCTGGGGCTTTTGCCATGGCAACAACCAATGGCGGTATAGGTCTTTACCCCATTGCAGTAAGCAGTGCATTAGCTATCTTTGGCATAAGCGCAGTGTCTGGTGATGCGTTTGGGTGGATTATATGGATAGCACAGACTCTTATGATAGTTGTTTTTGGTGCAATATCTTTTCTTTTATTACCGTTATTGAACAGTAGTAAATAG
- a CDS encoding DUF3575 domain-containing protein — protein sequence MNKIIFSIAVLFISASSFAQAYHDNENSHEVKLNIGQFLVTTTIEFGYEYYINEDTSIGGTLYFDGKSTDYNGNFGIGPNLRAYFGYGPKSGLFAEVFGLYYTGDDDEDTENLGGRNYDYSTVALGLGGGYKWATRSQKFTIELNGGLGRNINPEDFQNDFMFKAGLSLGYRF from the coding sequence ATGAACAAGATAATTTTTTCTATTGCTGTATTATTTATATCAGCTTCTTCTTTTGCACAAGCTTACCATGACAACGAAAACAGTCATGAAGTAAAGTTGAATATTGGTCAATTTTTAGTGACTACCACTATTGAATTCGGTTATGAGTATTATATCAACGAAGACACTAGTATTGGAGGCACCCTTTATTTTGACGGAAAATCTACAGATTATAACGGTAATTTTGGAATAGGCCCCAACTTGAGAGCTTATTTTGGTTACGGACCTAAAAGCGGTCTATTTGCCGAGGTATTCGGACTTTATTATACGGGTGATGATGATGAAGACACCGAAAATCTAGGTGGCAGAAATTACGATTACTCAACCGTAGCACTTGGTCTTGGTGGCGGGTATAAATGGGCTACAAGAAGTCAAAAATTTACCATAGAACTTAATGGTGGTCTAGGCAGAAATATTAATCCAGAAGATTTTCAAAATGATTTCATGTTCAAAGCCGGTTTATCTTTAGGTTACCGCTTTTAA
- a CDS encoding aldo/keto reductase: protein MIYTNLPHTDIEVSKICLGTMTWGNQNTEEEGHEQINFAIDKGVNFLDTAELYPVPAHKDRYAATEKVIGNWFKKNGNREDIVLASKIAGKADMTKFIRTTGFTRESIIDAVEGSLQRLQTDYIDLYQLHWPDRSTNYFGQRGYKHDIADHWEDNIHQILETMRDLIREGKIKHVGISNETPWGTMRFLEESKVHGTLPRTITVQNPYSLLNRLFEVGMAEIAMREQVGLLAYSPMGFGALSGKYLGDRMPEGSRLSLFPQYNRYIGDTAVEATKRYYDLAQANGLTLAQMALAFVNTRPFVTSTIIGATSIRQLEENIGSIDVDLSDDIIEKIEAIHNSIPNPAP from the coding sequence ATGATCTATACCAATTTACCGCATACAGATATTGAAGTAAGTAAAATATGTTTGGGTACTATGACCTGGGGTAATCAAAATACCGAAGAAGAAGGTCATGAGCAAATTAATTTCGCCATAGATAAAGGCGTTAATTTTTTAGATACTGCTGAGTTGTATCCTGTTCCTGCACATAAAGATAGATACGCTGCTACCGAGAAAGTCATAGGCAATTGGTTTAAGAAAAACGGTAATAGAGAAGATATCGTTTTAGCTTCTAAAATTGCAGGAAAAGCCGATATGACGAAGTTTATTCGAACTACGGGGTTTACTAGAGAGTCTATTATTGATGCTGTAGAAGGAAGTTTGCAGCGTTTGCAAACAGATTATATCGATTTATATCAATTGCATTGGCCAGACAGAAGCACTAATTATTTTGGTCAAAGAGGCTACAAACATGATATAGCAGACCACTGGGAAGATAATATTCATCAGATTTTGGAAACCATGCGCGATTTAATACGCGAAGGTAAAATTAAACATGTGGGTATTTCTAATGAAACACCTTGGGGTACCATGCGTTTTTTAGAGGAAAGTAAAGTTCATGGAACGCTGCCAAGAACAATTACGGTTCAGAATCCATATAGTTTATTAAATAGACTGTTTGAAGTGGGTATGGCAGAAATAGCTATGAGAGAGCAAGTAGGACTATTGGCATATTCTCCGATGGGATTTGGTGCATTAAGTGGTAAGTATTTAGGTGATCGTATGCCAGAAGGCTCTCGTTTAAGTTTGTTTCCCCAGTATAATAGATATATTGGCGATACAGCTGTTGAGGCGACGAAAAGATATTATGATTTGGCACAAGCCAATGGTCTAACGTTAGCACAAATGGCACTGGCATTTGTAAATACAAGACCTTTTGTAACTAGTACAATTATTGGTGCTACTAGTATTAGGCAATTAGAAGAAAATATTGGCAGTATAGATGTTGATTTATCTGATGATATTATTGAAAAAATTGAAGCCATTCACAACTCAATACCAAATCCAGCACCATAA
- a CDS encoding exodeoxyribonuclease III, translated as MKIISYNVNGIRAALRKGFLEWLGTVSPDVVCLQEIKANEDQLDLSLFEEAGYKYNYWYSAQKKGYSGVAILSKTKPDTVVFGTGIDYMDFEGRNIRADFGDISIMSMYLPSGSNMERLDFKLTYMADFQEYTDTLKKTNPNLIVLGDYNICHEAIDIHNPVGLKNVSGFLPVEREWIGEFMKSGFIDSFREFNSEPDNYTWWSYRANARNNNKGWRLDYAMVASTLKDRLSRSVILSGAKHSDHCPILIEVES; from the coding sequence ATGAAGATCATATCTTATAATGTAAATGGAATTAGGGCAGCGTTAAGAAAGGGTTTTTTAGAATGGTTAGGTACCGTATCGCCAGATGTAGTTTGTCTTCAAGAAATTAAGGCTAACGAGGATCAGCTAGATCTTTCATTGTTTGAAGAGGCGGGTTATAAATACAATTATTGGTATAGTGCTCAAAAAAAGGGCTATAGCGGTGTTGCTATACTCTCTAAGACTAAGCCAGATACCGTCGTGTTTGGTACTGGTATTGATTATATGGATTTTGAAGGGAGAAATATTCGTGCCGATTTTGGTGATATTTCTATCATGAGTATGTATTTGCCTTCGGGTTCAAATATGGAGCGTTTAGATTTTAAGCTTACTTATATGGCAGATTTTCAAGAGTATACCGATACCCTTAAAAAGACGAATCCGAATTTGATAGTACTTGGAGATTATAATATTTGTCATGAAGCAATAGATATTCATAATCCTGTAGGATTAAAAAACGTATCCGGTTTTTTACCGGTGGAAAGGGAATGGATAGGAGAGTTCATGAAAAGCGGATTCATAGATAGTTTTAGGGAATTTAATTCTGAACCAGATAATTATACCTGGTGGAGTTATAGGGCTAATGCTAGAAATAACAATAAGGGTTGGCGTTTAGATTATGCAATGGTGGCTTCTACGCTGAAAGATAGATTGTCTAGGTCCGTAATTTTATCAGGGGCGAAGCACAGTGATCATTGTCCTATTTTGATAGAGGTAGAGAGTTAA